One genomic segment of Hordeum vulgare subsp. vulgare chromosome 2H, MorexV3_pseudomolecules_assembly, whole genome shotgun sequence includes these proteins:
- the LOC123430685 gene encoding uncharacterized protein LOC123430685 produces the protein MPPRPQPPPAAYKHFCRVCNKGFTCGSALGGHMRAHAVADDGPGADDDDDEPVSSARGGEDGPSTAGAATTHVYALRANPNRLTRGCQVCRNCGKEFSSMELFLEHGKCTSGEEEDANGSPPPSVADGDEDPSLASGWSKGKRSRRAKSIAGGGDDTMPGTSTAPPGEDEEEDLANCLVMLSSSKADQATVAAEGNPEPCAPASKEHGKRPHQQPQPPFPIVVPAPDQTMMLPLALPAPQPQYASAPMPRGLFECKACKKVFTSHQALGGHRASHKKVKGCFAAKPESSIGEPPHHHAAAAGPSDGKGNAAAVDVIHASGGADAKTNVDVSTGGNTSGATPSLSMAITTTDQEPPDAALAIAPFKKKATKMHECSVCHRLFASGQALGGHKRCHWLTSGTGEHANITSLTAEGLVTAAGHQLTLRPLVDAPEPALDLTIASNPSPVMASARVAEVGTSSLHLEAPPSLYLQPATVPSNPSHQNKMTATSSHNVTDAVTAHEAAEDEADSTAVKKAKLSDLKDVSAAGETTPWLQVGIGSSSANGDEKSAREWGATSRAGSVNTEVAEPEPRH, from the coding sequence ATGCCGCCTCGTCCCCAGCCGCCACCGGCGGCGTACAAGCACTTCTGCAGAGTCTGCAACAAGGGGTTCACGTGCGGCAGCGCGCTCGGCGGGCACATGAGGGCTCACGCCGTCGCCGACGACGGCCCCGGCgcggatgatgatgacgacgagccCGTGTCGTCCGCGCGCGGCGGGGAAGACGGGCCGTCCACGGCGGGAGCAGCGACGACGCACGTCTACGCGCTCCGGGCGAACCCTAACCGCCTCACCAGGGGCTGCCAGGTGTGCAGGAACTGCGGGAAGGAGTTCTCTTCGATGGAACTTTTCCTTGAGCACGGCAAGTGCACCTCCGGCGAAGAGGAGGACGCGAACGGCTCGCCGCCTCCGTCCGTGGCCGACGGAGATGAGGACCCGTCGCTAGCCTCAGGGTGGTCTAAGGGGAAGCGCTCGCGTCGCGCCAAGTCGATCGCTGGAGGAGGCGATGATACAATGCCCGGGACATCGACGGCGCCGCCtggcgaggacgaggaggaggacctgGCGAATTGCCTCGTCATGCTCTCGTCGTCCAAGGCCGACCAGGCCACCGTCGCCGCCGAGGGTAACCCTGAGCCGTGCGCGCCGGCCAGCAAAGAACACGGGAAAAGGCCTCATCAACAGCCGCAACCACCCTTCCCGATCGTCGTACCGGCGCCGGATCAAACGATGATGCTGCCTCTGGCTTTGCCAGCACCGCAACCGCAATACGCCTCGGCGCCCATGCCACGTGGCTTGTTCGAGTGCAAGGCATGCAAGAAGGTGTTCACGTCGCACCAAGCTCTCGGCGGCCACCGTGCCAGCCACAAGAAGGTCAAGGGCTGCTTCGCTGCCAAGCCCGAGAGCAGCATCGGTGAGCCACCTCACCACCACGCAGCGGCCGCCGGTCCCAGCGATGGAAAGGGAAATGCCGCCGCCGTCGATGTCATCCATGCAAGTGGCGGTGCTGATGCCAAGACAAACGTCGATGTCAGCACCGGTGGCAACACGAGCGGGGCCACCCCATCCCTATCAATGGCCATAACGACCACGGACCAGGAACCGCCGGACGCGGCGTTGGCCATTGCACCGTTCAAGAAGAAGGCGACCAAGATGCATGAGTGCTCCGTCTGCCACCGCCTCTTCGCCTCTGGTCAAGCGCTCGGAGGCCACAAGCGGTGCCACTGGCTCACCTCGGGCACAGGGGAACACGCCAACATCACATCCCTGACAGCAGAAGGCCTTGTCACCGCTGCTGGCCACCAGCTCACTCTCCGGCCACTGGTGGACGCTCCGGAGCCGGCGCTAGACCTCACCATCGCGTCCAACCCGTCGCCGGTGATGGCCAGCGCGAGGGTCGCCGAGGTCGGAACCAGCTCGCTGCACCTTGAGGCGCCGCCGTCGCTGTACCTCCAGCCAGCGACGGTACCAAGCAATCCCAGCCACCAGAACAAGATGACCGCGACGAGCAGCCACAACGTTACCGACGCTGTGACTGCCCACGAAGCCGCTGAGGACGAGGCGGACAGCACGGCCGTCAAGAAGGCCAAGCTAAGTGATCTCAAGGACGTGAGTGCAGCGGGGGAGACGACGCCATGGTTGCAGGTCGGCATTGGCTCCTCGTCGGCCAATGGTGACGAGAAGAGTGCACGGGAATGGGGCGCGACGAGtagagccggcagcgtcaacactGAAGTGGCTGAACCTGAACCGAGACACTGA